DNA from Triplophysa rosa linkage group LG12, Trosa_1v2, whole genome shotgun sequence:
GAGGTGTCCTTCGTCATTCACAATCTGCCGGTTCTCGCCAAGATGGCTGCTGTGAGCAAAGCCTGCGGGAATATGTTCGGTCTCATGCACGGCACCTGCCCTGAAACCTCAGGTATCAGATTAATTGCACATCTTTGTCTCTTTGGTTTCTGATAAGCGCACAGTTGGTTCCAGAACTCTGGGAGCGCTAATGGTAATGCTGCCGTTTGGCATTTTTCTATCTGCCGTGTAGGAGGTTTGTTGATCTGTCTTCCTCGTGAGCAAGCTGCCCGTTTTTGCGCCGAGATCAAATCTCCCAAATACGGCGAGGGTCATCAGGCGTGGATCATAGGCATCGTGGAGAAAGGCAACCGCACGGCACGGATCATCGACAAGCCCCGCATCATCGAAGTCGCACCGCAGGTGGCCACGCAGAACGTCAACACCACCCCAGGAACCACGTCTTAATTCTGAATCCGTGAGCCACACGACAACCCTGAGCCACACCTGAGCATATATCAAAAGAATGATATATACATGGTCTGCCCACCCTGGCCTTCGGGCGACACTTCTTATGGACACGGTTATAAAGCAGAAGTAATAAGAACATTTAACGATTGCCCTTTGTGTCTATAGTTTTCCGTTTCATTAACCCAACATGCACCTGACTGTAAGGCAGCTTCCAAGTAGAAAGAGTAATTCATATTATAATTTTCATTTGATACTGTTGATCACGTCCAGTTTTCTCTGCTCTTCCTCTGTCCCACCGATGAAAGAATCAACTGTTGCTTCATGTCGCGTTTTAGGCGTTCGGTAGTTCAAATTGTAACAAAATTTCACAAAGCTGTCACATGAAATATAGTTTGAGTTCTTTTTCTACTTTTGTATCAGCTCCTGTTTGTTGGGAACATTATTCAATTGAAGAAACCCAAGATAATACCTCTGAAACGCATCAATGTTTTTGATGGCAGAATGTTCGAAATAATGGAGACGCAGTTCGTGCCGTATGATTTTCACAATTTGACATGGACGTCATTGTATATGTGGTAGAGCTGCTTTTATATTCTGTACAAAGCTCAtacttctctctgtctctcatatTTGCTAATCgttatatatgtatatgccTTGCCCTTCCAATAAATCTCGGTTcttttttaatttcttgaaaatgcatgcatttttgGCTGAAGTGTCCCTACAAGACCAAATCCCTTCACACTGCACTTACTGTTAGCTTTATGACAAAACGTTGAACGCTCTTCCATTTGCAAGTagctttagataaaagtatctgctaaatgaataaatgtatgtagtgtaaatgtaaaatgttaaaccGCCGCCTGCTATGTTGAAGTCAACCAGATGCTGGGCATAGATACTAGTCAAATATCAAAATGacttaagaaaacaaaacaaaaaacatttaaaataaagtgagTTCCAGGTGAGGGAAATAAACACGATGAAGGGaaaacaaggttatttttcttaccccatttgCTTTAAccataaatgttaatgttatgttttaacAATTCGTTTCATAAAACGAggcatttgtttaaaaaaaaaagtgctaCAAGTATTGAACTAATAAACTATCAGTGTATATCTATAagttcactgtgtgtgtgtgtgtagttgcaGTACAAACAAATGTAGTTGTAATCTAAACTAGTTGTGTACTAGACCTAACGTATACTTAaactataaactaaaaagtgggccacTTTAGTCCCAAGTAGTAAATTGGGCCAAGTAGTATTGAATCTTAAAACCACTACActgatattagtatacttaaaaatgtaCTTCTGTATACTTTTTTTCACCAGGAATCTTTGCTGTGTACAACTTATAATTCTACCTTTATTTAAACACAGGACAgattgaacattttaaaaacaaatgtgcacAAATTCAATATTTACAGCCACATGACACAGAAAATGGAACCACACATGCAAAAATCATCAGGaatttacaataaatacattcgATCTTCATTTAACAGTTTCCTTGCACGTGAAAGTCAAGGGTTTATATCTTCTTATCTTTCTGGTTGAACAGAGATCTGATGTCCAGCATGGCCTTTTTGATGTTCTGCCCAAAGCGATACGAATCCTGCAGACAAAGCAGCTCAGATCAGGATGATACCGTTTTTGTTTAGCTATACAGGATTGAAAACGAATGCAAATCTTACCGTTTCTGGACTGGAGAACTTGCTGGAAATGTGAAAGGTAATGAGGTTTTCCCCAACAATTATGTAAGAAACGCCATAACCGTCATCAGCGACCTGCATATAAAATGATGATCTATACTTGATGTATATTGATCAAATATGATCTATATTTGTTGTCTTAGGCTGTTGTGATGACATGCAGTGTACAGCAGGAGGTGTGCGTGAGACTCACAGGCCCAAATCCTCCACCCGCTCCAACATATTTGGGAAACTTCTGAATGTCAATGAGGTTAAGCTGCTGTTGAGGGGTCTGACTGGTGGAGAGCCGCCATGGCTCTGACAAAACCTGTCGAACAAAGTTGACCTTGAAGCTTTAGCAGGAATAAACCGgtatgtttgttgtatttatagCTTGATTCAGACTTGCACACACCTGTTTGAGGAAGGTCGAGTCTATGCCCATTACTTTAGACACTATGTACAGGCAAAAGAGATGCCGGTCAATACCAGCTCCAGTCATGGCCAGACGGTACATGTTCTGATGTTTCTCTGCGGCTTGGTGGAAGAGCGCTAACCTCTGCTCTTTCTGTTAAACAAAAGGAGCCACACGTGTGATAAATAAATGGTAAAAACAGAAGCACATTTCAACAGGACTATTTTGAAAATCGGGATAACCACTGATACAGCTTATATTTAATAAACGAGTTACCAGGTGTGGAAAAAGCAAACATTGTAATATTCATCAGGACCTAAGAAAACTATTACTCTAACAACTTTCTAAGCATGAGTTTCGGTTCTGTATTTCACATTGGTCTCACCGTGATGTTTTTGTCCTCCATTGCTCGGACAAACATGGCGGACTCGCAGGTGCAGGAGCGGACGGTTTCTGTGCGTCCCTCGCGGAACATGCGTGTCATGGAGGACTCATAAGTGAGACAGAACTCGCCTTTGtcctgttttatttaaaaacatacagaagATCTGCATCAAACACTTTCACGATACTAAGATCTACTAATCATTCAATATAGATAGGACAGTGATGGAACTGTTCTATAAGTCGTATTGAGCCGGTAGTGTACGTTTATTAGTTGCTGGTTCGGTAATCTCAGTTAGAAACATCAAAATGCATTACATAGAATAGTTACTCTTAGCGGGAAGATCATAGGCAAAGAACAAAGAAGTTGAAATGTCTCAAGTCGGGCAAGATCCATGATCCTGGACAGTGACCATTCCCTGTATTCAGAGTTCTCTATGCTCCCTTCAGGTTCACATTATAGACTACCAAAGATGAGAAGTAACCGATACAAATATTCATTTGTCCCCTGTGCAATCCAGCTGCTAAATAATGGAAATGattaaagtcatttatttttcatcttatccatttatgttattatgtatttatgtcTAGCAAGTATTGTGTGAGTCTGTTGTAGTTTTTCTTGCTTTCCGCTGCATCCAAGGGGTTTTAATAAAGCTTGAACTTGAACAATATACTAACACAGTCCTGGATCAATGAGTTTACGAATCAGTAGAGCATAAATATAACATTAAATACATATAAGCATTTAAACACaaccgtgtgtgtgtttgtactgtaAGTGTACAACGTACCCTGTAATAAGCTAGCTGCAGTGCCAGCTGGATGAAAGCATCTGGACTTGTTCGACATTTCTTTATCAGGCCCTTCCCGAATTCagtaaacaaacagccgtgGAAATCCACATCATCAGCAATTCCCTTAGCGACCCCATATGAACCTTCAATTATCTCCTGGCACTGAGAGAGATACACAACTTGAATCATTTATCAAGCATGCATTCTGTAAATGATCCCACAGTTATAAGGGAATGTAATAAATGATCTTGCATAAAACGGGCGTTAGTGCGACTTTAGTTCAAGCCCTCCAtcttgaaaataaaaactgtactTGAAGTAAAGTTAAGGTCTAATTCATACTGCTTTCGGGATGTCCCACTGAAGTCTGGTAGGGGGAGCCAGGCCTTTGTTCACATCTCCTTTGCAATGTCCCTCCTCAGTGTAACCAAGGTGAAAACAATCCGTGGCCAAAACATACTGAACAAGAAGGTGTTATTTACAAATGTGCtatgttaatataaaaaaatatgtgttatgaattattttgtgtttaccTCCCACATATGTCCAATGATAGGAGCGTCAGCCCATGAATGCTCAGTGTTGATGCCCATTTTACCATTCTTGGAGACAATCAGATTGAAGGATTTATCGAACCACCTGAGGTTGGAGAGAAGCTAgtcgtgagtgtgtgtgtattgcgATTTAAAGCTGTACAGGTATGCAACCTcccatgtgttttattgtaaagcAACAATTAGGTCACTAAATTAGGTAACCAACTGGTGCCCATGCCAAGTGTGCCCTTGGTATGaatatcaaccaatcagatttgagggGTTAAATTTAGGGCCTACCTGTCATAACACTTTCCATGTAGTAGAGATTTGGCATAGAGGTCCAGGGACCGCATGTTCTCTGGATCATATCCATGCGCATCATCGTCCAGGGTCAGAAAAAACGATGCCGTCTCAATGGCTTCCAGAGACGTCCTGTTGACGCCCTCACGGAAGTACTTTAGACGCGCCCTGGCCCAGGGAACCCTGcatgtaataaaaaaagaacaattatTTAAGTGAATAGCTCCAAATATAATATGTGCAATATAATAAGATGCACATATTTCAGTTCATTTCAAGAAGTGTAATAGTCTAGTAAACCGTTTCAATACTAGTTTGTAGATCTACCTGTTCCCGGCCGTGAGTGCAGCGAGTTTCAGTTCTCCCATCTGAGGTTCAGACTTGTCATCCAGTATCCGCTGAAACTGCAGCTCAAGCTCAGAGGGCCAAAGGTGACGCCCGCCGTAGTAGAGCCACAGCTTAAAGAACCGCCCTCGATGATAGACCACCAAATGCTTCCTGTCCTTCAGGTGCTGCACAAAATCTGACAACATGCAACACTTTACAAAACATCTGTATAATCGCACAACGTGTAggttaatgtaaaataataaaaaagtcattACCAGTTTCAATGCCAGGGATACGGGTGGTGTTAAACATTCTTTCGTACTGAAAAGAGCACATAGGCACAACGCCAAGGGCCATCAGCTGAGAGAAGAGAACAGAGAGCATGATGGGAAAGTGGATAAACATTTCGTTGGCTTGGTGTTTTAAGTTGGTGgatgtatataaaataaacacaatattcaacaaaaatagtttttctttGGACTTTATGAATAATTCTGTTTACTACATCAACCAATTAAAGGTATCTCTTTACAAAAGATATGGGAATCGTAGTCgcttttaattattgttttcgTATTACGTGTACCCACTGGCATCTAAACATATAAAATGATTAATACCTCATGTacagttgaactaacttaaaacaTTCTTAAATACTATTACTCTTGAAAAATCATTACGTTTGAATAAAATCATTCATTATTGACAACAGTTTGCTTTACATCGTTTTAGATATCGACACGCCCCCGACAATGACGTCACAACTCGACGCTAGTTTCCTATAGCTGGACACGACTTCTTTTGAGCGTTCACGTGCGCGGAACTCGTGAATACGAGATTTCCGACTCGATTTCCAACACTTGAAGGCAGCATAAAAGTCTgttgtgtgttgtttgtttatgggAGTGTGTGTGTACCGGGGTGAGTTCTCCTCTCTCGAGTTTACGGCGGTATTGCAGCATAGCGTGTACAGCGTTTGCTGCTCTTGCAGCCTGTCTGTGTGTGGGGATCACGTAGAGTAAAtcctgacagacagaaagagaaaaaacaaagtACAAAAGCAATGGAATTTGGCTTTGTTTATGAAAGACGTGAGGTAACTGTTTGTTCCCTCAGTTGGTCAGCAGGTGGCGCCATTGGAATTGTTTTCATTGTAGTTTCCTTGAATTTTGTTCTAATGGATGTAACGGTTATGTGGGGAATTGTATTGCTTTTAATGGTCTCTACCGAATTGTCTTGAGTTCTATTGGTGGGGCGTTATTTGGCAGATGGAAACCAGTTAAACACCATTAAATTCAACTGGAAtaaggcccaaaacacacttCATAACAGAATTATGtttcataatggtatttgtgATAGAAACTACTAGAATTTGTATTGCATGCATCTACCACCCTCctagttttaaaggggtcatatgacacggctaaaactaatatatatatttttttagatgtaatgcaaggtgtatacacgatttaaggttcaaaaaacgctgtattttccacataccgtgcatgtttttatctctcctctttgccccgcctctctgaaacgcacagattctttacaaagctcatccctctgaaaagcgaggtgtgctatgattggtcagttaaccagtgtgtagtgattggtcgaaaactgcaagcgtgtgagggaaatgtaacgcctcttaccatatttggaacatcaggttcctcttcaattgtactgacaggtacgcccaccttacttgctatacatttgggcggtctcagtcaaatcataccacgaactgacgtagatttgtgggggtgtg
Protein-coding regions in this window:
- the cpt1b gene encoding carnitine O-palmitoyltransferase 1, muscle isoform isoform X1; the encoded protein is MAEAHQAVGFQFTVTPDGIDLQLSREVLKHIYLSGVTSWKKRAIRFKNGVLTGVYPASPSSWLIVVIAIMSTMYARIDPSMGMIDKIKTSIPVSNFMTVQTQTVFSAILFATAVWFSFILLMRYILKALLSYHSWIFESHGKMSSFTKVWLSLVKLFSGRRPLLYSFQASLPHLPVPSIDDTISRYLESVRPLLDDEQYKQMEVVANDFKKDPAPKLQKYLVLKSWWATNYVSDWWEEYIYLRGRGPIMVNSNFYTMDLLYVIPTHRQAARAANAVHAMLQYRRKLERGELTPLMALGVVPMCSFQYERMFNTTRIPGIETDFVQHLKDRKHLVVYHRGRFFKLWLYYGGRHLWPSELELQFQRILDDKSEPQMGELKLAALTAGNRVPWARARLKYFREGVNRTSLEAIETASFFLTLDDDAHGYDPENMRSLDLYAKSLLHGKCYDRWFDKSFNLIVSKNGKMGINTEHSWADAPIIGHMWEYVLATDCFHLGYTEEGHCKGDVNKGLAPPTRLQWDIPKACQEIIEGSYGVAKGIADDVDFHGCLFTEFGKGLIKKCRTSPDAFIQLALQLAYYRDKGEFCLTYESSMTRMFREGRTETVRSCTCESAMFVRAMEDKNITKEQRLALFHQAAEKHQNMYRLAMTGAGIDRHLFCLYIVSKVMGIDSTFLKQVLSEPWRLSTSQTPQQQLNLIDIQKFPKYVGAGGGFGPVADDGYGVSYIIVGENLITFHISSKFSSPETDSYRFGQNIKKAMLDIRSLFNQKDKKI
- the cpt1b gene encoding carnitine O-palmitoyltransferase 1, muscle isoform isoform X2; translation: MAEAHQAVGFQFTVTPDGIDLQLSREVLKHIYLSGVTSWKKRAIRFKNGVLTGVYPASPSSWLIVVIAIMSTMYARIDPSMGMIDKIKTSIPVSNFMTVQTQTVFSAILFATAVWFSFILLMRYILKALLSYHSWIFESHGKMSSFTKVWLSLVKLFSGRRPLLYSFQASLPHLPVPSIDDTISRYLESVRPLLDDEQYKQMEVVANDFKKDPAPKLQKYLVLKSWWATNYVSDWWEEYIYLRGRGPIMVNSNFYTMLMALGVVPMCSFQYERMFNTTRIPGIETDFVQHLKDRKHLVVYHRGRFFKLWLYYGGRHLWPSELELQFQRILDDKSEPQMGELKLAALTAGNRVPWARARLKYFREGVNRTSLEAIETASFFLTLDDDAHGYDPENMRSLDLYAKSLLHGKCYDRWFDKSFNLIVSKNGKMGINTEHSWADAPIIGHMWEYVLATDCFHLGYTEEGHCKGDVNKGLAPPTRLQWDIPKACQEIIEGSYGVAKGIADDVDFHGCLFTEFGKGLIKKCRTSPDAFIQLALQLAYYRDKGEFCLTYESSMTRMFREGRTETVRSCTCESAMFVRAMEDKNITKEQRLALFHQAAEKHQNMYRLAMTGAGIDRHLFCLYIVSKVMGIDSTFLKQVLSEPWRLSTSQTPQQQLNLIDIQKFPKYVGAGGGFGPVADDGYGVSYIIVGENLITFHISSKFSSPETDSYRFGQNIKKAMLDIRSLFNQKDKKI